In Desulfosoma caldarium, the following are encoded in one genomic region:
- a CDS encoding flagellar hook assembly protein FlgD, whose amino-acid sequence MAVASVPALTQKALAASAANSVGGQNLSDMNAFLMLFTTQLQHQDPTNPMAAYEMAAQLAQFSTVEKLTQVHTLLREQKDYLISINNSLGVQLLGKNVVAQDDQLYVKDGTVSRAGFDLEAPARVQVTITDSAGKSVRTLSLGSVEAGRQEFTWDGKDDQGKAVPNGIYTFSVEATNTSGESMAAQPLVRGEVFGLVMEQGVNYVVLEHSGGLRVPVSFITTIETAPNSGETTPEAAT is encoded by the coding sequence ATGGCCGTGGCATCCGTCCCCGCCTTGACCCAAAAGGCCTTGGCCGCATCGGCCGCCAACTCGGTGGGTGGGCAAAATCTTTCGGACATGAATGCCTTTTTGATGCTGTTCACCACGCAGTTGCAGCATCAGGATCCCACCAACCCCATGGCGGCTTATGAAATGGCGGCCCAACTGGCCCAGTTCAGCACCGTGGAAAAACTCACTCAGGTGCACACTCTACTGCGAGAGCAAAAGGATTACTTGATATCCATCAATAACAGCCTGGGCGTGCAACTCCTTGGAAAAAACGTCGTGGCGCAAGACGACCAGCTTTACGTGAAAGACGGGACGGTTTCTCGAGCCGGTTTTGATTTGGAAGCTCCGGCTCGCGTGCAAGTAACTATCACCGATAGTGCCGGCAAATCGGTGCGCACTTTGTCTTTGGGATCCGTGGAGGCCGGCCGCCAGGAATTCACTTGGGATGGCAAGGACGACCAAGGCAAAGCGGTGCCTAACGGAATCTACACCTTTTCGGTGGAGGCCACGAACACGTCTGGGGAATCCATGGCCGCGCAGCCTTTGGTCAGGGGTGAGGTTTTCGGACTCGTCATGGAACAAGGGGTCAATTACGTGGTCTTGGAACACAGTGGAGGACTCCGCGTGCCGGTCAGCTTCATCACCACCATAGAAACAGCGCCGAATTCCGGGGAAACGACCCCAGAGGCGGCCACGTAA
- a CDS encoding flagellar hook-length control protein FliK gives MAAEAMPPAAPAWFSEIKSQAPQASTQNLGLAQHGSSHPRNALFNVANSLNTEVFSVPETFSIPFKPVLRKQVNEHVFAAQGLSINERSSEILENTTTFQGHQSTAWPIISSNTLGESWKDALQPLDMLPEEAVQDLFEAKLVSMGTDFNSPHSSSGDSPPFGNSSQAFQQNFPHSSAQGSFGPAVFSPFSVPSTALDQAAEPAATLSLEQAQWPLELAEKLSLLSRSGKNFMTLKLQPESFGKITVRVETQGTHVSTLVQTEHPVVREMLQSNISSLRDLLADQGLQLSHFSVDVRHSNTPFSHEDNTLWEPKAQSASVTVSLHEKPEETLNSLDVLDGDLAGILSVRV, from the coding sequence GTGGCTGCGGAAGCGATGCCGCCTGCCGCGCCGGCATGGTTCAGCGAAATCAAATCACAGGCTCCTCAGGCCTCTACTCAAAACCTCGGTTTAGCACAACACGGCTCATCGCACCCCCGAAACGCCCTTTTCAACGTCGCCAATTCGCTGAACACTGAGGTTTTTTCAGTGCCTGAAACCTTCTCCATCCCATTCAAACCGGTGCTGAGAAAGCAAGTCAACGAGCACGTTTTCGCGGCCCAGGGGTTAAGCATTAACGAAAGGTCTTCGGAAATCCTGGAAAACACGACCACTTTCCAGGGACACCAATCGACCGCCTGGCCTATCATTTCCTCTAATACCTTGGGTGAGTCGTGGAAAGATGCTTTGCAACCACTAGACATGCTTCCCGAAGAAGCGGTTCAAGACCTTTTTGAGGCAAAGCTCGTTTCCATGGGCACGGATTTCAATAGCCCGCATTCTTCAAGCGGCGACTCTCCCCCGTTTGGTAATTCTTCACAGGCTTTTCAGCAGAATTTCCCTCATTCATCGGCGCAAGGATCTTTTGGCCCGGCGGTCTTTTCACCTTTCTCGGTTCCCTCGACGGCTCTCGATCAGGCCGCCGAACCCGCGGCAACCTTATCCTTGGAACAGGCGCAGTGGCCCCTGGAATTGGCTGAAAAGCTCTCGCTTCTTTCACGCAGCGGCAAAAACTTCATGACCTTAAAATTGCAGCCCGAAAGCTTTGGTAAGATCACCGTCAGGGTCGAAACTCAAGGTACCCACGTTAGCACCCTGGTCCAAACCGAACATCCGGTGGTGCGGGAAATGTTGCAGAGCAATATAAGCTCTCTGCGGGATCTCCTGGCCGACCAAGGGTTGCAGTTGAGCCACTTTTCCGTAGATGTTCGCCACAGCAACACGCCTTTTTCTCATGAAGACAACACCCTTTGGGAGCCAAAGGCTCAATCGGCTTCCGTGACGGTTTCTTTACACGAAAAACCCGAGGAAACCCTTAACTCGCTGGATGTGCTGGACGGCGATCTCGCCGGGATTCTGAGCGTCCGTGTGTAG